The following DNA comes from Anopheles coustani chromosome 2, idAnoCousDA_361_x.2, whole genome shotgun sequence.
GTGAAGAATGGCCGCCAGAACTTTAACGATTTCTGGTAGAGCAATCATTACAAGATTACAAAATACTCGCCTTTTACAGATTCAGCCTCCGTCAAATAGTTTTTTACTAAAACTGAAGAAATCTAACTTTTCACAACCGAAAACGGGCACATGATAAGACATACTGCACACGTTAAATCCAGGATCTACCTAAATATCTCCAAATGCTTATCAACTACGATTTGTCGATAACGACACAATGCTCTCCAATAGATTTTTTACCATCCCCCCCGGGGGGGATGTAACGATTATATTCCACTGGATACCCCTCTTTCCCTGCACAGTTCTGTTAAACGTTACCTTTGGCATATAACTAAAGAAAACATAATCCCTTTctaatttatttcactttccatttACACTTCCAACAGGACAGCCGATGGACGTTTTGGTTGATCACAGCCGGTATTGCAACCACCTTCGGCGCCGCCGTTCCGACCGGGTACAATATAGGCGTTATCAATGCGCCGGCTAACGTAAGTTTACGATAAAAAACGATTTCCCATTTGCGGATTTTCCACACTGCACCTGCATCATCCGGGCTCACATATAATTAAAATCCATCCCAGCTTTCTCTATACCCACGCGACAGCGGAACCGAAAAAAAGGATTGCCGTGAATTACGCATCGTCGAATGTGCTTACATAAAGTAAGCTTTCCGTTCTCAATGTTCAATGTGTCGTAGAAGTAGTACGCTTTAAAAGTATGCAACATTAGATACTGATCGAACGTTTctcgtttattttcttttttagtttatCAAAAGCTGGTGCAATGAGACGATATACGAAACGTACGGAACCGTCTTCACCGAGGGAAACCTTGAGACGTTCTGGTCCGCCGTGGTATCCATTTTTCTGATCGGTGGCGTGATAGGTTCATTGGGTGGAGCGTGGGTGGCGGACAGGTTGGGAAGGTAGGTATAGTTTAAACCCACACAGGGATGTGTTCTCGCATTGacgtatttatatttttataggaAACGTTCATTTCTCCTGTGTGGATTCCTCCTGGTGTTGGGCGGACTGTGCTTCCAGTTCTGCAAAGCCATCGGTTCCGTCGAGCTGCTCATGATTGGACGCATAGTGGTTGGTCTGGCGGCCGGCTTAACGACGAGCACGGTTCCAATGTACCTCACCGAACTGGCCCCGCTGGGACTGCGCGGTGCGCTCGGTGTGTTCTGCTCCATGGGCGTCACAGGGGGCGTCGTGGTCGGGCAGGTGATGAGCCTTGAGGAAGTGTTCGGTACCGATGACCACTGGCAGTTTGCGCTTAGCTTCTACGTCATTCTGGTGGTGATGTTCTTCGTGCCGTACCACTGGTTACCGGAAAGCCCGAAGTATCTCTTCGTCATCCGGCGGCGGCATGATGAGGCCGTGAATGAACTGAAGCGTGTGGCGGGCCGGAAGGTACGCGACGAGTACGTCCGGCAGCAGATCGATGCAATGCGGAGGGAGTGCACACCGGAGAACGAAGAGGAAAGCGTAGGAGACGGCGAAAGGCGAGAAGAGAAGGCAAAAGAGCGATCAATCATTTCGGTTCTGAAGGACCGCACACTGCTGCTTCCTCTTGTGCTCGTGTGCGCTCTACAAGGTGGCCAACAATTGTCCGGTATCAATGCTG
Coding sequences within:
- the LOC131266972 gene encoding solute carrier family 2, facilitated glucose transporter member 3-like isoform X2; this encodes MCLHKFIKSWCNETIYETYGTVFTEGNLETFWSAVVSIFLIGGVIGSLGGAWVADRLGRKRSFLLCGFLLVLGGLCFQFCKAIGSVELLMIGRIVVGLAAGLTTSTVPMYLTELAPLGLRGALGVFCSMGVTGGVVVGQVMSLEEVFGTDDHWQFALSFYVILVVMFFVPYHWLPESPKYLFVIRRRHDEAVNELKRVAGRKVRDEYVRQQIDAMRRECTPENEEESVGDGERREEKAKERSIISVLKDRTLLLPLVLVCALQGGQQLSGINAVFFYSVSIFESVGLSSTDAKFANLGAGCLNLFVAFFSPVLMAKFTRRFLALLSCSMCAIFLFCLTFIVYFIDDVEWFSYASIVAILLYILFYQIGLGPIPYFIGSELFEVGPRPAAMALGSLASWGCNFIVAMLFTTLQSAWGAFVFLPFTVTCVALTLLLRTYLPETRGKNISQIVPLVAKGFSSKPLVP
- the LOC131266972 gene encoding solute carrier family 2, facilitated glucose transporter member 3-like isoform X1, producing the protein MDPGEHEEGRVLYSPEKGSKIVQNVNAINVRKDSRWTFWLITAGIATTFGAAVPTGYNIGVINAPANFIKSWCNETIYETYGTVFTEGNLETFWSAVVSIFLIGGVIGSLGGAWVADRLGRKRSFLLCGFLLVLGGLCFQFCKAIGSVELLMIGRIVVGLAAGLTTSTVPMYLTELAPLGLRGALGVFCSMGVTGGVVVGQVMSLEEVFGTDDHWQFALSFYVILVVMFFVPYHWLPESPKYLFVIRRRHDEAVNELKRVAGRKVRDEYVRQQIDAMRRECTPENEEESVGDGERREEKAKERSIISVLKDRTLLLPLVLVCALQGGQQLSGINAVFFYSVSIFESVGLSSTDAKFANLGAGCLNLFVAFFSPVLMAKFTRRFLALLSCSMCAIFLFCLTFIVYFIDDVEWFSYASIVAILLYILFYQIGLGPIPYFIGSELFEVGPRPAAMALGSLASWGCNFIVAMLFTTLQSAWGAFVFLPFTVTCVALTLLLRTYLPETRGKNISQIVPLVAKGFSSKPLVP